The genomic stretch CCGATCACCGGCGTCATGAACATTTCCACCGCCGGCTTCATCGAGATGAAGGTGACCGAGACACCGGCCAGTGTGCCCAGCAGCGCGGCGCGGGGAGTGACCTTGCGGATCCACGGGCCGACGAAACCGCCGATCATCAGCACGAAGCTCTGGATGAAGACCCACGTCAGGCCGGCTTCCCAGCCCTTGATCGGATCACCGGTCTGAAGGGTGATGGGCAGCATGATCACGAAGACCACCACGAACATGTGCGGCACGCTCGTTCCCGAGGGCAGCGCACAGACGTCAGTGCGGCCGGTCTGCTTCGCCAGCTTGTAGGCGAGCCACGCATAGTAACCAGTGCTGAGGCATAGCATCAATCCGGTCGCGGGCAGGATGCGGCCGAAGACGATCTCGGCCGGCATCTTCAGGACGAAGAGCAGCAGGCCGGTGAGGGTGAGCAGGTTCACGAGGATGTTCGTGCCGAACCCGAAGAAGGCGTTCCAGTCGCCCGGAACCCAGATTTTTGGTTTGAAGCCGGTGTTCATGTCCGTTCGTTCTGTTAGGCGGGAGGGGAAGGGTGAGCGGCAGTCAGCTCAGGGCGGAGAGAATCGTTTGCGAGTCGGTGACCCAGCCGAAGATGCCCCCTTGGGCCTTGATCATCTTCAGCCCCATTTCCTGGAATTCCGGGAAGTAGGAGCCGACGCAGTCGGAGGGGACCAGGCACTCGTAGCCGCGATCGTTGGCCTCGCGGACGGTGGTATTGACGCAGACCTCGGTGGTGACGCCGGTGACGACGAGTTGGGTGATGCCGAGGTTTTGCAGGATGGCGTGGAGATCGGTGGCGAAGAAGGCGCCCTTGCCCGGCTTGTCGATGACCGGTTCGCTGGGCAGCGGGTAGAGTTCGGGAATGATGTCGTGGCCCGCTTCGCCGCGGATGAGGATGCGACCCATGGGGCCGGGATCGCCGATGGTCTTGGCGGACTTGCCGCGAATCTTCTTGGCAGGCGGCAGATCGGCGAGGTCAGGCCGGTGGCCCTCGCGGGTGTGGAGGACGGTCAGGCCGGCGGCACGCCACGCGTCCAGGAGGATCCGGTTTGGCTCGATCGTGCGGCGGAGTTGCGACACATCGTTGCCAAGCATCTCGCCGAAGCCGCCCGGTTCGAGGAAGTCACGCTGCATGTCGATGATCAGCAGCGCGCACTTCTTCGGGGAGAGTTCGAACGGGTAAGGTTCGGCGGGGATGGGGAGAGGATCGCTCATGGACGCGGGGCGGCGGGTTTCGAATCAGAAAAACGCGGTGATGCCGGTGTGGAACTGGATCAGATCGTCCTCGTCGTTGTCGCCGTTGGGCGTGAGGACGAGGTTGCCGTCTTCCAGTCCGTCGTTACTAAGGTGGTAGTACTTCACTCCGGCGTACCAGGTCCAATGGCCGTATCCCTCGGGAATGAAGGTGAGCGGCACGCTGGCCTTGATCCCGGTGGAGACGACCGCGATGCCGTCACCTCCACCCGCGCCGCTGAACTGCTGGTAGAAGTCGTCGCCCACGATGTTCATGAAGGTCGGGAACTCGACCTTCACCTTTTCGAACTTGATCGAGGGATTGATGCCCAAGGTGAAGTAGAACGACTCGTCGGAGGTCGCCTGGTTGAAGACCACGGTGGCCTTGTTCTCCAGCTCCTGCCAGTAGGCGACGTAGGGATTGAGAGCCCAGGCGCCGAGCCACTTCGAGTCATCCACGCTCAGCTTCAGCTCCAGGTGATGCGAGGTCGGATACGCATCCACCATGCTGTCGAAGGCGGTCCAGGTGGTATCCAACTTGAAGATGTCTGCGAACTTGATCGTGAAGCCGGCGATGGGGTCGAACTCATTCCAGTGTCCCGGGTCGGGGCCGGATTTCTCGGTGTGGATCGAGCTCCACATGCCTGCGGTTAGCGAGACGCTGTCCACGAAGCCCGTCTCGCTGGAGTAGAGATTGGCAAAGAACAGCAGCAGCGGCTGGAAGATGATGCCGTCGTTCTCCACGTTCAGACCGCGGGGCGTGATGTAGTGGTCGGAGACATCGAGTTGGAACAGGGCGTTGATTCTCGAAGGAGCTGCCGCCGGGGCGATGGCAGGGGTGGATTCCGCCTCGCCTGCCAGCAGCGGGGAGGCGCTGCTGGCGGCGAGGACGAGGAGGGGAAATGCGCGACAAGCGAGGGACTTCATGGCGGCATTTCCAATGGCATCGCGTGTGCCATGCGTGAGAAAGAGATTGGCGCTTTGATTTGGAAGGGATTGCGGTGAATCCTATGGAAGCGGTCTTTTAGTGTTCTGTCGCAAGTGTTCCATCCCGCGACAGGTGCGACACTTACTGCGATCCGCCTGCGAGGTGGGGGAACTTCCGGTAGATCCGGCTGCGGTGGATCTTCAGAAGGCGCGCGGCCTCGGCGACGTTGCCTTGGGTCTGCTCCAGGGCCCGCTGGATCGCGGAGTGCTCGGCGGATTCGAGGTCGAAGCTTTCACCCTGAGGTGGAGGGGCGGGCTTGGATCGTGAGGCGAAGAGCTGGAGGTGCTCGGGTTGCACGGGCTTTCCGCCGGAGAGAATCAGTGCCCGCTCCATGACGTTCTTGAGTTCGCGGATGTTCCCGGGGAAATCGTGCGAGGCGAGCACGGCCAAGGCATCCGCCGAAATGGCGGGAACCGCGGTGCCCATCTCCAGGGAGAAGACTTCAAGGAAATGCCGCGCGAGCAGCGGTAGGTCTTCGGGCCGGTTGCGCAGCGGAGGCAAGTCCACGGTGTAGCGGGCGAGCCGGAAGTAGAGATCCTGCCGGAAATCGCCACTCGCGATCTTCGCCTGCAGGTCGGCATTGGTGGCACTCAGCACGCGAACATCGACACGCCGCGACCGGGTCGCCCCGACCGGCGTGACCTCTCCATCCTCCAACACTCGCAGCAGCTTCGCTTGGAGCGTCGCGGGCATGTCGCCGATCTCGTCGAGGAAAAGGGTGCCGCCATCGGCGAGCTCGAAGTAGCCCTTGCGATCCGAGGTCGCGCCGGTGAACGAGCCCTTCATGTGGCCGAAGAACAGCGACTCCATCAGCTCGGAGGGAATGGCGACGCAGTTCACGGGAATGAACGCTCCTTCCGAACGCGGGCTGTGATGGTGAACCGCGCGCGCGACGAGTTCCTTGCCAGTGCCGCTTTCGCCGGTGATCATCACGCTGGTCTTGCCGAATTGCTGGAGCCGCTCGATGTCGTCGAGGATGCGCTTCAAGTGCTTGCTGTGGCCGATGAAGCCGCCGATGCCCCAGCGCTCGGCCTCCTTTCTGGCCAGCGTGTGAAGCCGCTGGTTCGCGGTGTCGCGGGCCTGCTCGGCATCGCGGCGACGGCCGGACTCGGCCTCCAGCTCGGCGTTGCGTTCCTGAAGTTCGCGGGTCAGCCGCCCGATCTTGAGGTGGGTCGCCACGCGCGAGACAACCTCCTCCGCCTGGAAAGGCTTCTGAATATAGTCCACCGCGCCGACTCTGAATCCTTTCAGAATGCTCTCGGTATCGTTGCGGCTGGTGATGAAGATGACCGGGATGTCGCTGGTCGTCGCCTCCGCCTTCAATTCCCGGCAGAGGTAGTAGCCGTCATGACCCGGCATCATGACGTCGAGCAGGATCAAATCAGGCTTGGCCTTGCCGGCGATGCGCAGCGCGTCCACGGCATTCGAGACAGCGAAGATTTCGTAGCCTTCCTTCTCCAGCACATGGCTGATGAGGGAGAGGCTCGCCGGGGTGTCATCGGCGACGAGGATGCGGCCTTCGGTCATGTCACTTGGATTTGGGCCAGCACGCGTTGGATGGTCTTCATGTCGTAGCTGGAGACGAATTCTCGCAGATGCTGTGCCAGACGCTCGCCCGGCGGACCCAGCGCTTCGACCTCGGCGAGGCAGTTCTTCAGGACCGTCGCGCTGTGGAGTTCGGCGGCCATCACCATCCGGGAGGCGAGCTCTTCGGGAAGCACGAGCGCGCTGAAATCAATGCTCTCCGCGCTCGAAACCGACTGCGGCACAGGGTCGCTGTCGAAATTCACGCCGAGGTGCTGATGCAGCACCGCATAGATCCGCTCGGCGTGAAACGGCTTCGCCACGAAGTCGTCGCAGCCGGCTTTCAAGCACTGCTCGCGCTGGTGAACCAAGGCCGATGCCGAGGTGGCGATGACCTTGATGCCGGTCGTGCCGAATTGGTTGACGATCCTGCGCGTGGCCTCGATGCCATCGAATTCCGGCATCCGCACATCCATGAATACGATCTGCGGACGCGACACGCCGGTCACTTCCACCGCCTGCCGGCCGTGCTCGGCGAGCACTACCTCGCAGCCGACCTGCGTGAGCATCGTCGCGAGCACGTCCCGGTTTTCCGCGATGTCATCCACCACGAGTGCCTTCACGCGGTTCCCCTCGGCCAGGTGTCGAGTCTGCCGCTGCGGCGCCGGTTTTCGCGCGGACTCGCCGACCAGAGGGAGCTTGAGCGAAAGACGGAAGGTCGAGCCATGGCCGGGCTGGGAATCGAGCGTGAGTGCGCCGCCGAGGATCGCTGCCTGCCGTTTCGAGATCGCGAGGCCCAAGCCCGTGCCGGTCTCGGCGTGGCTGCCCGGATCTTGTTGGAAGGGCTCGAAGATTCGTTCCTGCGAGCCCGGATCGATGCCCGGGCCGGTGTCCTCGACTTCGAAATCCCACGCGTCACCGATCTGGTAGATCCGCAGCACGACCCGGCCGCTCTTGGTGAACTTCACCGCATTCCCTAGCAGATTGATCAGGATCTGCCGCAGCTTTCCCTCGTCGCCATGGACTAACAGCGGCCAGCCAAGCGCGGGTGCATCGAGCCGCAGGCCGAGCTGCTTCTCTTCGCAGGGGTGCTGGAAGATCGCCACCAGTTCGTTCGCCAGGGCGTTGACGTCGAAGTCGACGTGCGTGATCTCCATCCGGCCGGCGTCGATCTTCGAGAGATCGAGGATTTCATCGATCAGGTGCAGCAGGTGGTTCCCGCTGCTGAGGATCGTTGCGATCATGTCGCGGTGGAAGGGCGGCAGCCC from Luteolibacter arcticus encodes the following:
- a CDS encoding cysteine hydrolase family protein — encoded protein: MSDPLPIPAEPYPFELSPKKCALLIIDMQRDFLEPGGFGEMLGNDVSQLRRTIEPNRILLDAWRAAGLTVLHTREGHRPDLADLPPAKKIRGKSAKTIGDPGPMGRILIRGEAGHDIIPELYPLPSEPVIDKPGKGAFFATDLHAILQNLGITQLVVTGVTTEVCVNTTVREANDRGYECLVPSDCVGSYFPEFQEMGLKMIKAQGGIFGWVTDSQTILSALS
- a CDS encoding sigma-54-dependent transcriptional regulator, with product MTEGRILVADDTPASLSLISHVLEKEGYEIFAVSNAVDALRIAGKAKPDLILLDVMMPGHDGYYLCRELKAEATTSDIPVIFITSRNDTESILKGFRVGAVDYIQKPFQAEEVVSRVATHLKIGRLTRELQERNAELEAESGRRRDAEQARDTANQRLHTLARKEAERWGIGGFIGHSKHLKRILDDIERLQQFGKTSVMITGESGTGKELVARAVHHHSPRSEGAFIPVNCVAIPSELMESLFFGHMKGSFTGATSDRKGYFELADGGTLFLDEIGDMPATLQAKLLRVLEDGEVTPVGATRSRRVDVRVLSATNADLQAKIASGDFRQDLYFRLARYTVDLPPLRNRPEDLPLLARHFLEVFSLEMGTAVPAISADALAVLASHDFPGNIRELKNVMERALILSGGKPVQPEHLQLFASRSKPAPPPQGESFDLESAEHSAIQRALEQTQGNVAEAARLLKIHRSRIYRKFPHLAGGSQ
- a CDS encoding CHASE domain-containing protein produces the protein MAPKTPVISPAKLPALLVLVAGLCLAVLIAVETKRGQQEALERELRKLAQDRAELIRGQVLRSMEVLHALAGLYRTDAEVTREEFRTFVEPTLSRQPELQALAWDPRVKAADREKWEAKARAEGFADFSFTEENAEGHFIPAAAREEYFPVFYLESLARNAPALGFDVGSEPVRRAALELARDSGLPTATAPVRLAQEPGSQSGFVVFLPIYRGPVETAEQRRENLLGFATAVFRIGDLIESTLRPVGNNGVLISIEDPAAGGTIYRQSGERWHGTLSWTTPVEFAGRHWNLHFEPDPLLRRLYAATLPWIVGATGAAITGLLAAYLWLEALRSAQLKASHEALLGEILVRKEAEASAESANKAKSEFLASMSHEIRTPMNSILGYSQILARDSGLPPFHRDMIATILSSGNHLLHLIDEILDLSKIDAGRMEITHVDFDVNALANELVAIFQHPCEEKQLGLRLDAPALGWPLLVHGDEGKLRQILINLLGNAVKFTKSGRVVLRIYQIGDAWDFEVEDTGPGIDPGSQERIFEPFQQDPGSHAETGTGLGLAISKRQAAILGGALTLDSQPGHGSTFRLSLKLPLVGESARKPAPQRQTRHLAEGNRVKALVVDDIAENRDVLATMLTQVGCEVVLAEHGRQAVEVTGVSRPQIVFMDVRMPEFDGIEATRRIVNQFGTTGIKVIATSASALVHQREQCLKAGCDDFVAKPFHAERIYAVLHQHLGVNFDSDPVPQSVSSAESIDFSALVLPEELASRMVMAAELHSATVLKNCLAEVEALGPPGERLAQHLREFVSSYDMKTIQRVLAQIQVT